A stretch of the Pan troglodytes isolate AG18354 chromosome 20, NHGRI_mPanTro3-v2.0_pri, whole genome shotgun sequence genome encodes the following:
- the LOC104001146 gene encoding golgin subfamily A member 2-like, with protein sequence MEATPPLCPSWPWLNLLWSVSQLRGGRQDLFHSGNWDGADVAPTPPPFPPCHVGRNPTSKLAAAKKKLRDYQWRNSPGVPTGVKKKIKNCSNPETTTSGGCHSPGDVMEACRQIQLERDTFAEILKGERATRQQRMNQMSEQGPFPPCFVRMHTLGEEKECIMNRLQELETSLVELRKQMTELPALAPRARPSEVEQQLQEEAEHLREELESLAGQFQAQEHLEAASQRTSSYRPS encoded by the exons ATGGAGGCCACGCCCCCCCTCTGCCCTAGTTGGCCCTGGTTAAACCTCCTCTGGTCAGTCTCACAGCTGCGCGGTGGCAGACAGGACTTGTTCCACAGTGGTAACTGGGATGGAGCTGATGTGGCCCCAACCCCACCTCCCTTCCCGCCCTGCCATGTCGGAAGAAACCCGACGAGTAAATTGGCAGCAGCAAAGAAAAAG ttgAGAGACTATCAGTGGAGGAACAGCCCTGGTGTTCCTAcaggagtgaaaaagaaaattaaaaattgcagTAACCCCGAGACAACCACTTCTGGTGGTTGCCACTCACCTGGAGAT GTAATGGAGGCATGTAGACAAATACAACTGGAGAGAGATACATTTGCTGAGATTCTTAAAGGAGAGAGGGCCACACGGCAGCAGAGGATGAATCAGATGTCGGAGCAG GGCCCTTTCCCCCCGTGCTTTGTGCGGATGCACACActgggggaggagaaggagtgtATTATGAATCGGTTACAGGAGCTGGAGACAAGCTTGGTGGAATTGAGAAAACAGATGA CTGAACTCCCAGCCCTGGCACCCCGAGCAAGGCCCTCCGAGGTGGAGCAGCAGCTACAAGAGGAGGCTGAGCACCTGAGGGAGGAGCTGGAGAGTCTGGCAGGACAGTTCCAAGCCCAG GAGCACCTGGAAGCTGCCAGCCAGAGAACCAGCAGCTACAGGCCCAGCTGA
- the LOC455902 gene encoding golgin subfamily A member 2-like, with the protein MALPEEGTGDHSEEEEGAQEEGGTVSSIGLCALGGRLDGGWGRRRGGGEEEEEDEEEKEKEKKKNKKKEEKEKEEEAPRPMPSILQDLESQESMVAFLTSAVASADGEQARLRGQLKEQRLRCRCLAHLLAWAQKQPEAAAPAPGTGMDSVCGGTHQALQGAMEKLQSCFMQLMQEKVDLKERVEELEHRCIQLSGETDTIRVYTALSQPGGSAEGAAPTGGGAHPQASPGQGGDEGRVKLLELQELVLRLVGDRTEGHGRFLAAAQSPAHEPAPGAPAPRSSGLPTSRVMSSALRRVGQARAREAGSVLRALLPLCKDLCQVTLTSSVEPAQGEVGEGSPLDNPSAQQIMQLFGEMQNPQERPGLGSIPCILFSYQADKNHQVKITLI; encoded by the exons ATGGCTCTCCCTGAGGAAGGTACGGGAGACCActcagaggaagaggagggagccCAGGAGGAAGGGGGGACTGTTAGCAGCATAGGA CTCTGCGCCCTAGGAGGTAGACtggatggggggtgggggagaaggaggggagggggggaggaggaggaggaggatgaggaggagaaggagaaggagaagaagaagaacaagaagaaggaggagaaggagaaggaggaggaggcaccTCGGCCCATGCCGAGCATCCTGCAGGACCTGGAAAGCCAGGAGTCCATG GTGGCATTTTTAACATCAGCTGTAGCCAGTGCAGACGGGGAGCAGGCTCGGCTCCGTGGGCAGCTGAAGGAGCAAAGGCTGCGCTGCCGGTGCCTGGCTCACCTGCTGGCCTGGGCCCAGAAGCAGCCAgaggcagcagccccagccccagggacTGGGATGGATTCTGTGTGTGGGGGGACCCACCAGGCCCTGCAGGGGGCCATGGAGAAACTGCAG AGCTGCTTTATGCAGCTGATGCAGGAAAAGGTGGACCTGAAAGAGCGGGTGGAGGAGCTGGAACATCGCTGCATCCAGCTGTCTGGAGAGACAGACACCATCA GagtctacaccgccctctctcaGCCAGGGGGCAGCGCTGAAGGAGCAGCACCGACAGGAGGAGGAGCACACCCACAGGCTAGCCCAGGACAAGGAGGAGACGAAGGCCGG GTGAAGCTGCTGGAGCTGCAGGAGCTGGTGTTGCGGCTTGTGGGCGACAGGACCGAGGGCCATGGCAGATTCCTGGCAGCTGCCCAGAGCCCTGCTCATGAGCCAGCTCCAGGGGCCCCAGCCCCCCGGAGCTCAGGGCTGCCGACAAGCAGGGTGATGAGTAGTGCCCTCAGGCGGGTTGGGCAGGCAAGAGCAAGGGAGGCTGGCAGTGTGCTCAGagccctcctccctctctgcaaAGATCTTTGCCAGGTGACCCTCACCAGCAGCGTGGAGCCTGCACAAGGAGAGGTCGGGGAGGGTTCTCCCCTCGACAACCCCAGTGCACAGCAGATCATGCAGCTGTTTGGTGAGATGCAGAACCCTCAGGAGCGCCCAGGCTTGGGCAGCATCCCCTGCATTCTGTTTTCCTACCAGGCTGACAAAAACCACCAAGTGAAGATCACCCTCATCTGA